GCGCACGAACATCATGAACGCATATTGAGTTTGCAGCAGAATGACCTGGTGCAAGGCAAATGGCAGCGCAATGGTGAGGTGGCGCTGGAGTTGTTTGGCCCTGATGGCACAGTCATTCGTCATTGGACGCATGCCCCGGAGCGGGGGAGCCCATTTGGTTTTGTTGCCGGGACGGCGGGCGAGTATCGTTTGCGCGTGTTGGGGCAGGGCCAATATCAGTGGCAGATCGAATCGGTGACGGCTGCGCAAGCGCCCGCCCAGGCCGAACCCTTGCAAGGGGATGTGATTCGCCAGTGGAGCATGCGTTTACGTGCTGGCGAACCTTCGCAGGGATTCTGGGATTATGTGCAGCGTGTCGGTTCCCCCTTGGTGGAGCGTTACAGCGCGACTCATGATCGTGTCACCTTTGTGTGGCGGGGTGCGCAGCAAGAGGTGCGTCTGCATGGCGGGCCTTTCGCGTACAGCGATCGCATGCATCGTTTGGGGGAGTCGGATATCTGGTATATCACCTACGACTTGCCGCGTGATGCCCGTTTTACGTACCGCATGGCACCGGATGTGCCCTATGTCGGCCAAGACCTGGCGCGTGAGGTCTTGCGGGCCGCATTGCAACGAGACCCTCACAATGCTCGGACCTTGCCGGAGAGCAGCAGCAATGTGTTTGAGGGCGAGTCGGTCGTACGTTTGACTCAAGCGCCTGCAGAAGTGGTGGCCCTGGAGCCACAGCAGGCCGGCCAAGGACAGTGGCGCACGGAACGTCTGCCCAGTCAGACCTTGGGCCTGGAGCGCCAAGTGCAGATTTATCAGCCTGCTGGTACCCATGCGCAGGATATAGAACATACCTTGATTTTGTTTGATGGCCGGGATTATCGAGATCTGGCGCGTGCACCTGCCATGTTGGATACCTTGATTGCCCAGGGACGCGTGAAACCCATGTGGCTGGTGCTGGTGGACAATCCCGGTATGGCGGAGCGCGCTCGTGAGCTGCCGCCTAACGAGGCCTACCTCAAATTTCTTGATAAGGAGCTGATGCCTTGGCTGAAGGCGCAAGGGGTGCAGTCCTCGGCAGACAAGACAACGATTGGTGGTTCCAGCTATGGAGGCTTGGCCGCCATGAATGCGGCGTGGCGTCTGCCGCAGTGGTTTGGCAATGTCTTGAGCATGTCGGGGTCGTTCTGGTGGGCTCCTGCCGGTCAAGAGCGGGGGCAGTGGCTGACGCGCCAGATGGCGGATTCACCTGCTGTGCCGGTGAGGATTTATATGAGTGCCGGGGTGTTTGAGTCTTCCGGCTCCAGCCGGGATGTCAGCCTGGTGCAGGCGAATCGTCATCTGGATGATGTGCTGCGAGCACGGGGCTATGACGTGCGTTACGTGGAAAGCGCGACGGCGCATGATTTTGTGGCTTGGAGGGATGCTTTGGCTTCGGGGCTGGAGCATTTGTTCGGGATTGTGCAGGGTGAAGCTCCGGTCGAGGACAAGAAGTAGCGGTAGCTGGACTTAGGCTTTGAGGGACGGGCTATAGGCGGGCTCAGGAGGCTGTACCGGGGGGGGCTGCCCAGATCCGAACAGCATGGTGGCAGTGCTCTTGAGTGGGCCTGCCTTCAACGGTTGTTGGCGGGGGCGGTTGGAACCGCTGGAGCTGCCCGATCTAGTTCACAGACTGGACGGAATTAAGACGTAGCTGATAGGAGGCTACCTGCATTGATCAGGTCTAATCTGACTTGACTTGACTTGACTTGACTTGACTTGACTTGACTTGACCTGACCTGATTCGATCCGATTTGACCTGACTGAGTCTGTCTTCATTGAGCCGCATTTACGATGTTTCGGTTCGCTCGTATTCTTCCTTGGCTTGGCAATAGGTGCTCAGTCCTTATCGGCACTGTCACTCGTAGGGATGTGCGTATGCTTTTGTCCGGACTCGTTCTAATGGGTAATTAAAAAAGGGCGGAATTTCCGCCCTTTTTTGCGTCTGGCTGTTTAGCCTTGGTCCAGTGTGGCACCGCCGTCCACGCGCAGGTCGGACAGGGTGATGTGGCTGGCGCGGTCCGAGAGCAGGAACAGGACGGCTTCGGCGATCTCTTTTGGGGTGGCGATTTTCTGCAAGGGGATGCCCAGCCGGTAGTTCTCTCCGGAGCCCGCGATGACGGTTTCACGCGAGCTGCCTTGTGCCCACATCGCTTGTTGCATGGGGGTGTCGGTGGAGCCGGGGGAGACGATGTTCACGCGGATGCCGTGTGGGGCCAGTTCCAGGCCCAGGCAGCGGCTCAGCTGGGTGACGGCGGCTTTGGAGGCGGCGTAGGCGCCCATGGCGATGCGAGGGGTGGCGGCGGAGTTGGAGCTGACGTTGACGATGGCGCCTTGTTGGCGCTCGATCATGCCTTTGGCCACGTTGCGACAGACGTTAAAGACGCCGGTGGTGTTGATGGCAAAGGTGCGATCCCATTGTTCGTTGCTCAGCTCGGTGATGCGGCCCATTTGCAGGACGCCCGCGACACAGGCTAAACGCTGAATGGGGCCCAGTTTTT
This genomic interval from Alcaligenes ammonioxydans contains the following:
- a CDS encoding alpha/beta hydrolase-fold protein codes for the protein MLRAPVVAILMVGIVESAWAAALPSAQGEVQAHEHHERILSLQQNDLVQGKWQRNGEVALELFGPDGTVIRHWTHAPERGSPFGFVAGTAGEYRLRVLGQGQYQWQIESVTAAQAPAQAEPLQGDVIRQWSMRLRAGEPSQGFWDYVQRVGSPLVERYSATHDRVTFVWRGAQQEVRLHGGPFAYSDRMHRLGESDIWYITYDLPRDARFTYRMAPDVPYVGQDLAREVLRAALQRDPHNARTLPESSSNVFEGESVVRLTQAPAEVVALEPQQAGQGQWRTERLPSQTLGLERQVQIYQPAGTHAQDIEHTLILFDGRDYRDLARAPAMLDTLIAQGRVKPMWLVLVDNPGMAERARELPPNEAYLKFLDKELMPWLKAQGVQSSADKTTIGGSSYGGLAAMNAAWRLPQWFGNVLSMSGSFWWAPAGQERGQWLTRQMADSPAVPVRIYMSAGVFESSGSSRDVSLVQANRHLDDVLRARGYDVRYVESATAHDFVAWRDALASGLEHLFGIVQGEAPVEDKK
- a CDS encoding 2,3-dihydro-2,3-dihydroxybenzoate dehydrogenase, which encodes MSTSAQEFAGECIAVTGAARGIGAAVTHLLLERGARVIALDLDAEGLTQLNQSEYSDRVSCHLVDISQADAVDAALAQGQEKLGPIQRLACVAGVLQMGRITELSNEQWDRTFAINTTGVFNVCRNVAKGMIERQQGAIVNVSSNSAATPRIAMGAYAASKAAVTQLSRCLGLELAPHGIRVNIVSPGSTDTPMQQAMWAQGSSRETVIAGSGENYRLGIPLQKIATPKEIAEAVLFLLSDRASHITLSDLRVDGGATLDQG